A window from Acropora palmata chromosome 14, jaAcrPala1.3, whole genome shotgun sequence encodes these proteins:
- the LOC141865377 gene encoding uncharacterized protein LOC141865377, producing MSFTELLIKADEVFKEMSCSTEQAVNVEEFTREQRNSKAWTKMRAGRITASNFHQICHTDPGKPSLSLIKQICYGSNFHSAATDLGIRQGKRALDEYRKVMERFNQNFTLKPTGLWISPHHAHIGVTPDAIASCDWHGTWFVKVKCLYSVRDQ from the exons ATGAGTTTTACTGAGTTGCTGATTAAGGCTGATGAGGTCTTCAAAGAGATGTCTTGCAGTACGGAACAAGCAGTTAATGTTGAAGAATTCACCCGAGAACAAAGAAATTCTAAAGCTTGGACAAAAATGAGAGCAGGAAGAATCACTGCCAGCAATTTCCACCAAATTTGCCACACAGACCCTGGCAAGCCATCACTCAGTCTGATCAAGCAGATCTGTTATGGCTCCAATTTTCACTCTGCTGCCACAGACTTGGGGATTCGACAAGGAAAAAGGGCTCTGGATGAATATAGGAAg GTCATGGAAAGattcaatcaaaatttcacattaaaGCCAACTGGGTTGTGGATTTCACCACACCATGCACACATTGGAGTAACACCAGATGCTATTGCTTCCTGTGACTGGCATGGCACTTGGTTTGTGAAAGTCAAGTGTCTTTACTCAGTGCGTGACCAATAA